The genomic segment attttgttagaaaatttttttaaattttttttatttattatttttattatttttttattcttattttatttatttatttatttattttcattttattattattattattattattattaagatttttttaaaatattattattattattattgttatttttttattttatttttttaaattttttttatttttattattattcttattattattttactttttaaaatttattttttttcattttattattattattattattattattgttaatttaaaaagaaaaaattttaaattattattattattattattattattattattattattattatttttaaaaaaaacataaaaaaaataaaaataaaaataaaataacaataataataataattattataataaataaaaaaaataaataaataaatgaaattaaataataaaaaaaaaaataataataataataaataacaaaaaataataataaaattaaaaaaaataaaaaaattaataataataataataataataataataataataataattaaaaaaattataaaaattataaaaattttgaaaaaaacataataataataaaaattataataataataataataataataataataataataataataataataataataataataataataataataataatataaataaaaataaataaaaataaataaataaataataaaaatataaataaaaaaaaatataaaaaaaaaaaaataataataataataattaaaataaaaataaaaataaataaataaaaaaataaataattattttttattcttattattatttatttatttatttatgattttcattattattattattattattattattattattattattattattattattattattataatttttattattattattattattattattattattattaatattattattattattaatattatttttttttttttttttttttttttgggaatttGGAATGGTTTTATATATATGAGGAAAAAGAAACAAGACACCCAAGacccgccggcataaaaaaccccagtggggaaaaagccattgAGAGATGGGGCCCAGGAACCGACCACCCGAAGATTCGGCATGGGGGCGACGTAACTACATCCCCTAGACATCAGTATCCCTGCATAGAACACAGCTAACACCAGCGAGGCTCATGCATTAcatcaccttacacaccatagATAGGACATTCCACCTTACACACCCCACAaagcaaaaaagaaaacatatacAAACCATATATACAAGCCATTAAGGTTGCAAGACGAACTAATCTACATTATGTATAACATTTGGAGCACATATATCGGAACCCATCATTTCCTTGGCCCAAATTCCAATTCGGATTTTCAAGGAAAGAACAAAATTGTGCAGATTTGgcgtttttcttttaaacttgatttgGTTCCTTTCATACCACAAAGACCAAAAGACGCATCCCAGTGTGAGGGTCCAGATGTCCTTGTGACTCCTACGATTGACCAGGCCTAGCCATTGTATGCTGAATTTTGAGGGTTGATTATGGAGAGGAGCTGATAGGCCCCACCAGTTAATAATTTCCATCCAAGCACTCCAAGAGAATCTGCAAACAAATAGAATGTGAGAGTTGGATTCAAGAAACATACCGCAGAAAGGGCAGTTTGCATCTTGGGGGGGAATGATTCCTTTTTCCACGAGCAGGTCTCCAGTTTTCAGCCTCTCCTTATTTGCCAGCCATACAATCAGTTTTGCTCTCGGGGGTATGAATTTTTGCCAGACAATTGACGCTACTGATTTCGGAAGGGAAGGAACAAGGGATTCAGAGAGCTTATCTGTTATGTCTTTTGTAGGATAAGAGACAGCAACTGCATTCTTCCAGAGGATACCATCCGTCGTGTCTCTTTTCGGCCCCTTTTGATGAATGATATGTTGAAGTGCTTGTACATCTTCATTTTCCCAATCAAACAAGTGGCGACGCCATTGTAGTCCCCATACCCATGAGCTACCAATCCAATCTCCCATCTGGCTAATTCGAGAATGTTTTTGAAGAGATATTGCAAACAATCTTGGGAAGATATTTTTTAGGATCCCTGCTTCATGCCATCTGTCATGCCAAAATTGGATTGAGGAACCGTCTCCTACCCGTAGAACTATGCCCTCTTCAATGATTGACCTGATCTTTACAGTGGCCGAGTCCTGctttatcaaaa from the Amaranthus tricolor cultivar Red isolate AtriRed21 chromosome 12, ASM2621246v1, whole genome shotgun sequence genome contains:
- the LOC130828736 gene encoding uncharacterized protein LOC130828736, producing MGDWIGSSWVWGLQWRRHLFDWENEDVQALQHIIHQKGPKRDTTDGILWKNAVAVSYPTKDITDKLSESLVPSLPKSVASIVWQKFIPPRAKLIVWLANKERLKTGDLLVEKGIIPPQDANCPFCGMFLESNSHILFVCRFSWSAWMEIINWWGLSAPLHNQPSKFSIQWLGLVNRRSHKDIWTLTLGCVFWSLWYERNQIKFKRKTPNLHNFVLSLKIRIGIWAKEMMGSDICAPNVIHNGY